Proteins encoded together in one Amblyomma americanum isolate KBUSLIRL-KWMA chromosome 1, ASM5285725v1, whole genome shotgun sequence window:
- the LOC144114199 gene encoding leukocyte receptor cluster member 1 homolog translates to MNILPKKSWHVRTKRNIDRVRKDEALAAQEEKELQRKIQLAESEARINFLRGKLKAEGQEEFDFEKAATAEVATDLTSGGHFNFFKDVEKAERNLHSKNEDREKDKKAEQEDYEKKIGLLTYLGQSSSEASGSKPWFMGSHEDRLQLCEESEKETKDSKTKDSMDPLHLIKHYVTLKYGVKENTDKIKKLNQIEHQSKRRLRKVKRLGKSVEELRAERLAREKAERLKAEEVLQRARGEPPAREKSPDVILDDRRRGYNSQYNPHLAKRPQ, encoded by the exons ATGAATATCTTGCCGAAAAAAAG TTGGCATGTTCGCACCAAGCGGAACATTGACCGTGTGCGCAAGGATGAAGCGCTTGCCGCTCAAGAGGAGAAAGAACTTCAAAGGAAAATTCAGCTTGCG GAATCTGAAGCCCGTATCAACTTCTTGCGTGGGAAACTGAAAGCGGAAGGGCAAGAAGAGTTTGACTTCGAGAAAGCAGCAACTGCTGAAGTTGCTACAGATTTGACATCAGGTGGCCATTTCAACTTCTTCAAGGATGTGGAAAAGGCAGAG CGGAACTTGCATTCAAAAAATGAAGACCGTGAGAAAGATAAAAAGGCAGAACAAGAAGATTACGAGAAGAAAATTGGTCTGCTCACATATTTGGGGCAGAGCTCAAGTGAGGCTTCTG GCAGCAAACCATGGTTTATGGGGTCTCATGAAGATCGCTTGCAGCTCTGTGAGGAGTCGGAAAA GGAAACTAAAGACTCCAAGACTAAGGACAGCATGGACCCACTACATCTCATAAAGCACTACGTCACTCTGAAGTATGGCGTAAAGGAAAACACTGACAAGATCAAGAAACTTAAC CAAATTGAACACCAGTCCAAGAGGCGCTTAAGAAAAGTCAAACGCCTGGGGAAGTCTGTTGAAGAACTGCGGGCTGAACGCTTGGCTCGTGAGAAAGCTGAGCGGTTGAAGGCTGAGGAAGTCCTACAGAGAGCTCGGGGTGAGCCACCTGCCCGGGAGAAATCACCTGATGTCATCTTGGATGACAGACGACGGGGCTACAATTCCCAGTACAACCCACACTTGGCTAAGCGACCACAATGA